Genomic DNA from Leptospira venezuelensis:
TAATATCTTCTCCAATTGTTGGCGTAAAGTTTTTACTTTTTCAACAAGAGTATTACTTCTTCCTAAATTAGAGACCTGCATCTTTACCATTGCAGAGAGAAGAGCTGCAGAAGGTCCATGACCGGAACAATCTGCGATAAAGACATGAAGTTTATCTTCTTCTATCCAAGCATCTATAAAGTCCCCACCGATCTGCATCAAAGGATGGAAAACTGAATTCACTCGAAAACCGTTCCATTCTAATTGTTTCTCAGGCACAAGCTCTTGTTGCACCCTTCTAGCCATCACCAATTCTTTTTCATATTTTTTCTTTTGGTGTAGAAGTTCGTCCTGGAGATTTTTGATCCGAATAAATGCTCTGATCTTTGCGACCAACTCTTTTGGTTGGAAAGGTTTATGAAGAAAGTCATCTCCGCCGTGGGTAATCGCTTCGTCAAAACCCAACTCTCTATTATAAGCGGTGATGAATAAGATAGGAAGAAGATTGAATCTATCTATCTCCCTGAGCTCTTTACAAAAAGAAAATCCGTCTTGGCCGGGCATACTCACATCTAAAAGAAGTACATCTACTTGGTTTGTCGCAAGAAGTGTGCGTGCCTCTTCTGTATTCATTGCAGTTAAAACCTGGAAGCCCAAAGGTTTTAAAGTATGAACTAAAAGTTTGAGATTGATATCCGAATCATCCACCGCAAGGATAGAATAGTCGGAATAATTCAATTGGCTCTCTTGCTTCTCTCTATCCACGATCCGTCCCTATCATTACAAAATTCGTATTTTATAAAATTGAATGAATTTTTCAATCCAACAATTCTTCTCTCACCGCTTTGATCTTATCCAAACGATAAACGATTCTGTATAAGATCAAAAAAAGTAGGTGATAGGCCAAAATTCCTAACCAAAAAGAAATCCTCATATCAGGATCCATTCCCTTTTTTCCTAACACGGAAGAAGGGTGATTTCCTGGATTATCCATCCATCGAATTGCTCCCCAGGTTAAGAGAGCATTAACACTACAGAATAAACTTAAAAAAGCGGAAAAAATATACTTTTTAGTTTGGTCCAGAACCAAAAATCGTAGCAGAAAATACGCCACAAGACTAAGCACCAAAACGAAAAAAGAATTCAAACGAGCATCAGTGGAATCCCAAGGAGTTCCCCAGGCTAAGTATGCCCAGATCGGTCCTGAAAATAAAACTCCAATCGCAAACAATAAAGAGATCTTATTTGCAGAAAGTGAAAGTGTATCCCAGGTTTTGTTCTTAGTTACCAGATAAGCAACTGCACAAATAGAAGAAATCCCCGGACCATACAGAGCCACCCAGGCAACGGGAACATGAAAATAAAAAATCCTGTGAGAGATCCCCTGCTCTAAGATCACATTT
This window encodes:
- the ccsA gene encoding cytochrome c biogenesis protein CcsA, with amino-acid sequence MNIRLLHPAWDWILSLLFLSIFPFAVLLGLYYPNVILEQGISHRIFYFHVPVAWVALYGPGISSICAVAYLVTKNKTWDTLSLSANKISLLFAIGVLFSGPIWAYLAWGTPWDSTDARLNSFFVLVLSLVAYFLLRFLVLDQTKKYIFSAFLSLFCSVNALLTWGAIRWMDNPGNHPSSVLGKKGMDPDMRISFWLGILAYHLLFLILYRIVYRLDKIKAVREELLD
- a CDS encoding PP2C family protein-serine/threonine phosphatase, producing the protein MDREKQESQLNYSDYSILAVDDSDINLKLLVHTLKPLGFQVLTAMNTEEARTLLATNQVDVLLLDVSMPGQDGFSFCKELREIDRFNLLPILFITAYNRELGFDEAITHGGDDFLHKPFQPKELVAKIRAFIRIKNLQDELLHQKKKYEKELVMARRVQQELVPEKQLEWNGFRVNSVFHPLMQIGGDFIDAWIEEDKLHVFIADCSGHGPSAALLSAMVKMQVSNLGRSNTLVEKVKTLRQQLEKILPEDFSITFFYGILDKKGKFEYANGGHPPPLLYNNGNVEELPGMGPLIIPIELGTEDEFRSVVLEKGVSLLLYTDGATEITDENYNILGEESLKKILKEAVESKEDILNFSLEKILAHSGNMTHDDDIALMVIQG